A window from Tenacibaculum singaporense encodes these proteins:
- a CDS encoding peptidoglycan DD-metalloendopeptidase family protein — MTDFLSNISQKPLYVIDASIPFSEYIPISIAASNKELTFDVSSSKEWEAYLENYFLKHKKTVAFGGYLEIRDIYSRSEHFNKLSEENQRNIHLGVDLWCDAGTDILAVLDGEIHSFKNNVNYGDYGPTIIIKHSIEGNEFYSLYGHLSLESLEDISVGKKVKQEEKIGTLGDSSVNGDYAPHLHFQLIIDIEDYKGDYPGVSSKKTLDFYKENCPNPNLLLKLSNETNINKF, encoded by the coding sequence ATGACAGATTTTTTAAGTAATATTTCTCAAAAACCATTGTATGTAATTGATGCCAGTATTCCTTTTAGTGAGTACATTCCAATTTCAATAGCTGCATCTAACAAAGAGTTAACTTTTGACGTTTCTTCATCAAAAGAATGGGAAGCATATTTAGAAAATTATTTTTTAAAACATAAAAAAACAGTTGCTTTTGGAGGATATCTAGAAATAAGAGATATTTATAGTAGAAGTGAACATTTCAATAAATTATCAGAAGAAAATCAACGAAATATTCATTTAGGAGTGGATTTATGGTGTGATGCAGGTACAGATATTTTAGCAGTATTAGATGGAGAAATTCATAGTTTTAAAAACAATGTAAACTATGGAGATTATGGACCTACAATTATTATCAAACATTCAATAGAAGGAAATGAATTTTATTCATTGTATGGTCATTTATCCTTAGAATCTTTAGAAGATATATCAGTTGGAAAAAAAGTTAAACAAGAAGAGAAGATTGGAACCTTAGGAGATAGTTCTGTAAACGGAGACTACGCTCCGCATTTGCATTTCCAATTAATAATAGACATCGAAGATTACAAAGGAGATTACCCAGGAGTGTCTTCAAAAAAGACCTTAGATTTTTACAAGGAAAATTGTCCTAACCCCAATTTATTATTAAAATTGTCAAATGAAACGAACATTAATAAATTTTAA
- a CDS encoding Crp/Fnr family transcriptional regulator produces the protein MSALWYFEDVNLFKILCPHKYPSFKENHILNKYKKKDYIYFEEDAANKIYLIDKGKVKIGYYTEEGEEVIKAILTKGEIFGEKAILGVEKRNEFAQSIDNATEICPVSKETMYSLMQDNVSVSFKIYKFIGLRMKKLERRLQLLLFKDTRTRLLEFFKELCEEYGHECEKTGDQVIEHPYTQKDIATLIGTSRPTLNTLMNELKQEKVIDFNRKEIRLLKKVA, from the coding sequence ATGAGTGCACTTTGGTATTTTGAGGATGTTAACTTATTTAAAATATTATGCCCACATAAATATCCTTCTTTTAAGGAAAATCATATACTGAATAAGTATAAAAAGAAAGACTATATCTATTTTGAAGAAGATGCCGCTAACAAAATTTATTTAATAGATAAAGGAAAGGTAAAAATAGGATACTACACAGAAGAAGGCGAAGAAGTAATCAAAGCGATATTAACCAAAGGAGAAATATTTGGAGAAAAAGCTATTTTGGGAGTTGAAAAGCGAAATGAATTTGCCCAATCAATTGATAATGCTACGGAAATTTGTCCTGTATCCAAAGAAACAATGTATTCATTAATGCAAGATAATGTATCTGTAAGTTTTAAGATTTACAAATTTATTGGATTGCGAATGAAAAAGTTAGAAAGAAGACTTCAGTTATTATTATTTAAAGACACACGTACTCGTCTATTAGAGTTTTTCAAAGAGTTGTGTGAAGAGTATGGACATGAATGTGAAAAAACAGGAGATCAAGTAATAGAACACCCATATACACAAAAAGATATTGCAACTCTAATAGGAACTTCAAGACCTACATTAAATACTTTAATGAATGAGTTAAAGCAAGAAAAAGTTATTGATTTTAACAGAAAAGAAATACGTTTACTTAAAAAAGTAGCGTAA
- a CDS encoding aconitate hydratase: MAFDINMIKEVYSKVVERVDAARKITGKPLTLAEKILYTHLWDGTPTKAFERGKDYVDFAPDRIACQDATAQMALLQFMQAGKDKVAVPTTVHCDHLIQAKVGASTDLQTALNNSNEVFNFLESVSNKYGIGFWKPGAGIIHQVVLENYAFPGGMMIGTDSHTVNAGGLGMVAIGVGGADAVDVMAGMPWELKFPKLIGVKLTGKLSGWTAPKDVILKVAEILTVKGGTGAIVEYFGPGATAMSCTGKGTICNMGAEIGATTSTFGYDASMERYLRATDRNDVADAANEIKEYLTADAEVYASPEQYFDQVIEINLSELGPLLNGPFTPDLSTPVGKEMTEKAQANDWPLQVEWGLIGSCTNSSYEDLSRAASIAQQAIDKGLKTKAEFGINPGSEQVRYTAERDGILQVFENLDAKIFTNACGPCIGQWGRYEDPKNAPKNSIVHSFNRNFAKRADGNPNTHAFVASPELTAAIAIAGRLDFNPLKDKLINENGEEVMLDEPTGWELPPKGFEVDDNGYLAPEADGSHIEVVVDPNSERLELLTPFEPLGDTIKDAKLLIKAHGKCTTDHISMAGPWLRYRGHLDNISNNMLIGAVNAFNMKTNFVKNQLTGEYDAVPKVQREYKAKGIKTIVVGDHNYGEGSSREHAAMEPRHLGVAAVLVKSFARIHETNLKKQGMLGLTFDNEADYDLIQEDDTFNFIDLHEFAPNKPLTIEVVHADGSKDIVIANHTYNEGQIEWYKEGSALNLIKKQNA; this comes from the coding sequence ATGGCTTTTGATATTAATATGATAAAAGAGGTGTACAGTAAAGTAGTTGAACGAGTAGATGCTGCCCGTAAAATTACAGGAAAACCTTTAACATTAGCAGAGAAAATTTTATACACACATCTTTGGGATGGAACACCAACGAAAGCTTTCGAAAGAGGAAAGGATTATGTTGATTTTGCTCCAGACCGTATCGCTTGTCAAGATGCAACAGCGCAAATGGCATTGTTACAATTTATGCAAGCAGGAAAAGATAAAGTAGCAGTACCAACAACAGTACATTGCGACCACTTAATTCAGGCAAAAGTTGGTGCTTCAACAGATTTACAAACTGCGTTAAATAACTCAAATGAAGTATTCAATTTCTTAGAATCAGTTTCTAATAAATATGGAATTGGCTTTTGGAAACCAGGAGCAGGAATTATTCATCAAGTAGTATTGGAAAACTACGCATTTCCAGGAGGAATGATGATTGGAACGGATTCTCACACAGTAAATGCAGGAGGGTTAGGAATGGTAGCTATTGGTGTAGGTGGTGCTGATGCAGTAGATGTAATGGCTGGTATGCCATGGGAATTGAAATTCCCTAAGTTAATAGGTGTAAAATTAACAGGGAAGTTATCTGGTTGGACAGCACCTAAAGATGTAATTTTAAAAGTAGCAGAAATTCTAACAGTAAAAGGAGGAACAGGTGCTATCGTTGAATATTTTGGTCCAGGAGCTACAGCGATGTCATGTACAGGTAAAGGAACCATTTGTAATATGGGAGCAGAAATTGGAGCTACAACTTCTACTTTTGGTTACGATGCCTCTATGGAACGTTATTTACGTGCTACAGATAGAAACGATGTAGCAGATGCTGCAAATGAAATTAAAGAATACTTAACAGCTGATGCTGAAGTATATGCAAGCCCTGAGCAATATTTTGATCAGGTAATTGAGATTAACTTATCAGAATTAGGGCCATTATTAAACGGACCTTTCACGCCAGATTTATCTACTCCAGTAGGAAAAGAAATGACGGAGAAAGCACAAGCAAATGATTGGCCATTACAAGTTGAATGGGGATTAATAGGATCTTGTACAAACTCTTCTTATGAAGATTTATCACGTGCTGCTTCTATTGCACAACAAGCAATAGATAAAGGATTGAAAACGAAAGCAGAGTTTGGAATTAACCCAGGGTCAGAGCAAGTACGTTATACTGCTGAAAGAGATGGTATCTTACAAGTTTTTGAAAACTTAGATGCAAAAATATTTACCAACGCGTGTGGACCATGTATTGGTCAATGGGGGCGTTATGAAGACCCAAAGAATGCTCCTAAAAATTCTATTGTGCATTCATTTAATAGAAACTTTGCAAAACGTGCCGATGGAAATCCAAACACGCATGCATTTGTAGCTTCACCAGAATTAACAGCTGCCATTGCCATTGCAGGACGCTTGGATTTTAATCCGTTGAAAGATAAACTAATCAACGAGAATGGAGAAGAGGTAATGTTAGATGAACCAACAGGTTGGGAATTGCCTCCAAAAGGATTTGAAGTTGATGACAATGGGTATTTAGCACCAGAAGCAGATGGAAGTCATATAGAAGTTGTGGTAGATCCAAATTCAGAACGTTTAGAGTTGTTAACTCCATTTGAACCGCTAGGAGATACTATTAAAGATGCTAAACTATTAATCAAAGCACATGGTAAATGTACGACTGATCATATTTCTATGGCAGGACCTTGGTTACGTTATCGTGGACACTTGGACAATATTTCTAACAATATGTTAATTGGAGCAGTAAATGCTTTTAACATGAAGACAAACTTCGTGAAAAATCAATTAACAGGAGAATATGATGCTGTTCCTAAAGTACAGCGTGAATATAAAGCGAAAGGAATCAAAACAATTGTTGTGGGAGATCATAACTATGGTGAAGGTTCTTCGCGTGAGCATGCAGCTATGGAGCCTCGTCATTTAGGTGTGGCTGCTGTATTAGTAAAATCATTTGCGCGTATTCATGAAACGAACTTGAAAAAACAAGGTATGTTAGGGTTAACATTTGATAATGAAGCAGATTACGATTTAATTCAAGAAGATGACACGTTTAATTTTATAGATTTACATGAGTTTGCTCCAAATAAACCATTAACTATTGAAGTGGTTCATGCTGATGGTTCAAAAGACATAGTTATTGCGAATCATACATATAACGAAGGGCAAATTGAATGGTATAAAGAAGGTTCTGCTCTAAATTTAATTAAAAAACAAAATGCTTAG
- a CDS encoding bifunctional aconitate hydratase 2/2-methylisocitrate dehydratase, which yields MNTYSDYLKEIEVRKGQGLHPKPIDGSELLTEIISQIKDANNPHRKDSLNFFIYNVLPGTTSAAGVKANFLKEIILGESVVEEITPAFALEQLGHMKGGASIEVLLDLALGNDAAIAEEAAKVLKTQVFLYEADTERLEKAYKEGNGIAKELIESYAQAEFFTKLPEVEEEIKVVTYIAGVGDISTDLLSPGADAHSRSDRELHGQSIFEHNKDMQQELLALKEEHPDKRVMLVAEKGTMGVGSSRMSGVNNVALWTGIESSPYVPFINIAPVIAGTNGISPIFLTTVGVTGGIGIDLKNWVKQKDAEGNTIVDEDGEPVLKQEYSVETGTVLTINTKTKKLYNGDKELKDISAALTPQKMEFIKAGGSYAVVFGKKLQTFAAKVLGIEVPQVYATSKEISVEGQGLTAVEKIFNKNAVGTTPGKTLHAGSDVRVEVNIVGSQDTTGLMTSQELEMMAATVISPIVDGAYQSGCHTASVWDDKSKANIPRLMKFMNDFGLITGRDPKGQYPAMTDVIHKVLNDITVSDWDIIIGGDSHTRMSKGVAFGADSGTVALALATGEATMPIPQSVKVTFKGNMRSFMDFRDVVHATQQQMLKQFDGENVFQGRVIEVHIGTLTADQAFTFTDWTAEMKAKASICISEDETLIESLEIARDRIQIMIDKGMDNEKQVLKGLVDKANTRIQEVKTGIKPALKPDTDANYYAEVVIDLDEIAEPMIADPDVNNEDVSKRYTHDTIRPLSFYGGTKKVDLGFVGSCMVHKGDMKILAQMLKNIEAQQGKVEFNAPLVVAPPTYNIVDELKAEGDWEVLQKYSGFEFDDNAPKGLARTKYENMLYLERPGCNLCMGNQEKAEPGDTVMATSTRLFQGRVVKDSNEKKGESLLSSTPVVVLSTILGRTPTMEEYEKAVDGIVLTKFKPSQKQLVIS from the coding sequence ATGAACACATACTCAGATTACCTAAAGGAGATTGAAGTAAGAAAAGGTCAAGGTCTTCACCCTAAACCTATCGATGGAAGTGAATTGTTAACTGAAATCATCTCACAAATTAAAGATGCAAACAATCCTCACAGAAAAGATTCTCTTAATTTCTTTATTTATAATGTTTTACCAGGTACAACAAGTGCTGCAGGTGTAAAAGCAAACTTTTTAAAAGAAATTATTCTAGGTGAATCTGTAGTAGAAGAGATAACTCCAGCTTTTGCCTTAGAGCAATTAGGACATATGAAGGGAGGAGCTTCTATAGAAGTTTTACTTGATTTAGCATTAGGTAATGATGCTGCTATTGCTGAAGAAGCTGCAAAAGTGTTAAAAACACAAGTGTTTTTATATGAAGCTGATACTGAGCGTTTAGAAAAAGCATATAAAGAAGGTAATGGAATTGCAAAAGAACTAATTGAAAGTTATGCGCAAGCAGAGTTTTTTACAAAACTTCCAGAAGTAGAAGAAGAAATTAAGGTAGTTACTTACATTGCTGGAGTAGGAGATATTTCAACAGATTTATTATCTCCAGGAGCAGATGCGCACTCAAGATCTGATCGTGAATTACACGGACAGTCAATTTTTGAGCATAATAAAGACATGCAACAAGAATTGTTAGCATTGAAAGAAGAGCATCCAGATAAACGTGTGATGTTAGTTGCTGAAAAAGGGACTATGGGAGTAGGTTCTTCAAGAATGTCAGGTGTTAATAACGTGGCTTTATGGACAGGTATTGAATCAAGTCCTTACGTTCCATTTATCAATATTGCACCAGTAATTGCAGGTACTAATGGGATTTCTCCAATTTTCTTAACTACAGTAGGGGTAACTGGTGGTATCGGTATCGATCTTAAAAACTGGGTAAAGCAAAAAGATGCTGAAGGAAATACAATTGTAGATGAAGATGGAGAGCCAGTTTTAAAGCAAGAATATTCTGTAGAAACAGGAACTGTTCTTACAATTAATACAAAGACTAAAAAACTATACAACGGAGATAAAGAATTAAAAGATATCTCAGCAGCATTAACTCCGCAAAAAATGGAGTTTATAAAAGCAGGAGGTTCTTACGCTGTTGTTTTTGGTAAGAAATTACAAACCTTTGCAGCTAAGGTATTAGGAATTGAAGTTCCTCAAGTATATGCTACTTCTAAAGAAATTTCTGTTGAAGGACAAGGCTTAACTGCGGTTGAAAAAATCTTCAATAAAAATGCAGTAGGAACAACTCCAGGAAAAACATTACATGCAGGTTCTGATGTACGCGTAGAAGTTAACATTGTAGGTTCTCAAGATACTACAGGATTAATGACTTCTCAAGAGTTAGAAATGATGGCTGCTACAGTTATTTCTCCAATAGTTGACGGAGCTTACCAATCAGGTTGTCACACAGCTTCTGTATGGGATGATAAGTCTAAAGCTAACATTCCAAGGTTAATGAAGTTTATGAATGACTTTGGTTTAATTACAGGTCGTGATCCAAAAGGACAATACCCTGCAATGACAGACGTGATTCATAAAGTATTAAATGATATTACAGTAAGTGATTGGGACATTATTATTGGTGGAGATTCACACACACGTATGTCAAAAGGTGTTGCTTTTGGTGCGGATTCAGGTACGGTAGCCTTAGCTTTAGCAACTGGTGAGGCAACTATGCCAATTCCACAATCTGTAAAAGTAACCTTTAAAGGAAACATGAGAAGTTTCATGGATTTCCGTGACGTTGTACATGCTACACAACAACAAATGTTAAAGCAGTTTGATGGAGAGAATGTTTTCCAAGGAAGAGTGATTGAAGTACATATTGGTACTTTAACAGCGGATCAAGCCTTTACATTTACTGACTGGACTGCAGAAATGAAAGCAAAAGCTTCTATCTGTATTTCTGAAGATGAAACATTAATTGAATCATTAGAGATTGCTAGAGATCGTATCCAAATCATGATTGATAAGGGAATGGATAACGAAAAGCAAGTATTAAAAGGGTTAGTTGATAAGGCAAATACTAGAATTCAAGAGGTTAAGACAGGAATTAAACCAGCGTTAAAACCTGATACTGATGCTAACTATTACGCAGAGGTTGTGATTGATTTAGATGAAATCGCTGAACCAATGATTGCAGATCCTGATGTAAATAACGAAGATGTTTCTAAGCGTTATACTCACGATACTATTCGTCCATTATCATTCTACGGAGGAACTAAAAAGGTAGATTTAGGATTTGTAGGATCTTGTATGGTTCACAAAGGAGATATGAAAATCTTAGCTCAAATGTTAAAGAACATTGAAGCACAACAAGGTAAAGTAGAGTTTAATGCTCCGTTAGTAGTTGCGCCACCAACATACAACATTGTTGATGAGTTAAAGGCTGAAGGAGATTGGGAAGTATTACAAAAATACTCAGGATTTGAGTTTGACGATAATGCTCCTAAAGGTTTAGCGCGTACGAAGTATGAAAACATGTTATACTTAGAGCGTCCAGGTTGTAACTTATGTATGGGTAACCAAGAAAAAGCAGAACCAGGAGATACGGTAATGGCTACATCAACACGTTTATTCCAAGGAAGAGTTGTAAAAGATTCTAATGAGAAAAAAGGAGAGTCTTTATTATCATCTACTCCAGTTGTGGTATTATCAACTATTTTAGGAAGAACTCCAACTATGGAAGAATATGAAAAGGCAGTGGACGGTATTGTTTTAACGAAATTTAAACCGTCTCAAAAACAATTAGTAATTTCATAA
- a CDS encoding DUF6495 family protein: MKYRQLTKEQFEGLHEEFARFLASQNIDKKEWDELKKEKPHVAEDEMNVFSDVVWDDVLTRTEYLEHFSPNLVNLFKCEENEMHRIVIKIYKEINVLEQEGFEWLLKNPNDEAIEFLRGSKAYQEERNAEIFDLIEKGSTISKGELYEYFDRLTSNS; the protein is encoded by the coding sequence TTGAAATATAGACAACTTACAAAGGAGCAGTTTGAAGGATTACACGAAGAGTTTGCACGTTTTTTAGCATCACAAAACATTGATAAAAAAGAATGGGATGAACTAAAAAAAGAGAAACCACATGTAGCAGAAGATGAAATGAATGTATTTAGCGATGTTGTTTGGGATGATGTATTGACGAGAACTGAGTACTTAGAACATTTTTCTCCAAATTTAGTAAACCTATTTAAATGCGAAGAAAATGAAATGCATCGCATTGTGATAAAAATATATAAAGAGATTAATGTTTTAGAGCAAGAAGGATTTGAATGGCTATTAAAAAATCCAAATGATGAAGCGATTGAGTTTTTAAGAGGTTCAAAAGCATATCAAGAAGAAAGAAATGCTGAAATTTTTGACTTGATTGAGAAAGGAAGTACTATTTCTAAAGGAGAACTGTACGAGTATTTTGATCGATTAACATCAAATTCATAA
- a CDS encoding SIR2 family NAD-dependent protein deacylase: MKKRLVVLTGAGISAESGIKTFRDADGLWEGHDIYEVASPQGFRANPELVLDFYNQRRKQLLEVSPNKAHHNLVSLESDFEVDIITQNVDDLHERAGNKNVIHLHGELLKARSTKNKHLVYNWNKDIVMGDVCEENAQLRPHIVWFGEDVPLLEKAAEITLQAGILVIIGTSMQVYPAASLVNYVQHNTPIYFIDPKPAVNKNAFNNLTIIEDVASSGTDKLITILKQA; encoded by the coding sequence ATGAAAAAACGATTGGTGGTATTAACAGGAGCAGGAATTAGTGCCGAAAGCGGTATTAAAACTTTTAGGGATGCTGATGGCTTATGGGAAGGTCATGACATTTATGAAGTGGCTTCTCCACAAGGGTTTCGTGCTAATCCTGAGTTAGTGTTAGATTTTTATAATCAACGTAGAAAGCAACTTTTAGAAGTTTCTCCTAATAAAGCACATCATAACCTAGTTTCTTTAGAAAGTGATTTTGAAGTTGACATTATTACGCAAAACGTAGATGATTTACACGAAAGAGCAGGAAACAAAAATGTAATACACCTACATGGCGAACTATTAAAAGCTCGCAGTACTAAAAACAAACATCTTGTTTATAATTGGAATAAAGATATTGTTATGGGTGATGTATGTGAAGAAAATGCTCAATTACGCCCACATATTGTTTGGTTTGGTGAAGATGTCCCTTTATTGGAAAAAGCTGCTGAAATCACCTTACAAGCAGGTATTTTGGTAATTATTGGTACATCTATGCAAGTATACCCTGCTGCTAGTTTGGTTAATTATGTACAGCATAATACACCTATTTATTTTATAGATCCTAAACCTGCTGTAAATAAAAACGCCTTCAATAACTTAACTATTATTGAAGACGTTGCTAGTTCTGGTACTGATAAATTAATTACAATACTTAAACAAGCTTAA
- the dnaJ gene encoding molecular chaperone DnaJ, translated as MAKQDYYEILGISKSASKAEIKKAYRKMAIKYHPDKNPDDKDAEEKFKLAAEAYEVLSDDNKKARYDQYGHAAFEGGHGGFGGGGMNMDDIFSQFGDIFGGAFGGGFGGFGGGGHRQARVKGSNLRIRVKLTLEEIAKGVEKKVKVRRKVQADGVTYKTCSTCNGSGQQMRVTNTILGRMQTATTCSTCHGAGEMLDKKPSGADAQGMVVKEETVSINIPEGVTEGVQLKVGGKGNEAPGKNSIPGDLLVLIEEVPHENLKREGSNIHYDLYINFSEAVLGVSKEIETVTGKVKIKIEPGTQSGKILRLKGKGLPSIERYGHGDFLIHINVWTPQELTKDQRKFFEEMQEDENFSPNPQKSDKSFFEKVKDMFS; from the coding sequence ATGGCAAAACAAGATTATTACGAAATATTAGGAATATCAAAATCGGCATCAAAAGCTGAAATCAAAAAGGCATATCGTAAGATGGCAATTAAATACCATCCAGATAAAAATCCTGATGATAAAGATGCTGAAGAAAAATTCAAACTAGCCGCAGAAGCTTATGAGGTATTAAGTGACGACAATAAAAAAGCTCGTTACGATCAGTATGGTCATGCTGCTTTTGAAGGAGGTCACGGAGGCTTTGGAGGCGGTGGTATGAATATGGATGACATATTTAGTCAGTTTGGAGATATTTTCGGAGGAGCATTCGGAGGTGGTTTCGGTGGTTTTGGTGGTGGAGGTCACCGTCAAGCACGAGTTAAAGGTAGTAACTTACGTATTCGTGTAAAATTAACACTGGAAGAAATTGCCAAAGGTGTAGAAAAGAAGGTAAAAGTTCGTAGAAAAGTTCAAGCAGACGGAGTTACTTATAAAACATGTTCAACATGTAATGGTAGCGGACAACAAATGCGTGTTACTAATACTATTTTAGGTAGAATGCAAACAGCTACTACTTGTAGTACTTGTCATGGAGCAGGAGAGATGCTAGACAAAAAACCAAGTGGAGCAGATGCACAAGGAATGGTAGTAAAAGAAGAAACCGTTTCTATCAATATTCCAGAAGGTGTAACCGAAGGAGTACAATTAAAAGTAGGTGGTAAAGGGAATGAAGCTCCAGGTAAAAACTCAATTCCAGGAGATTTATTAGTGTTAATTGAAGAAGTACCACACGAAAACTTAAAGCGTGAGGGAAGTAATATACACTACGATTTATATATTAATTTTTCAGAAGCAGTTTTAGGAGTATCAAAAGAAATAGAAACTGTTACAGGAAAAGTAAAGATTAAGATTGAGCCAGGAACCCAATCTGGTAAGATTTTACGTTTAAAAGGAAAAGGATTACCAAGTATTGAACGTTATGGTCACGGAGATTTCTTAATTCACATAAATGTATGGACTCCTCAAGAATTAACTAAAGATCAGCGTAAGTTTTTTGAGGAAATGCAAGAAGATGAGAACTTTAGCCCAAACCCACAGAAGTCGGACAAATCTTTCTTTGAAAAGGTTAAAGATATGTTTTCTTAA
- a CDS encoding anti-sigma factor: MKKILLTIAAVSMLTFAACSDDDDNTPKTSNLSLSVSGLENLGADYVYEGWIIVGGSPESTGTFNVNDSGELSRSSFVIDSDMLSAASTFVLTIEPTNDPDPAPSKTKILAGDFSGNSASINSNIVGDFSSSWGKFILATPTDGENTNERSGVWFLEPGMPPQVGLGLPELDEGWKYEGWAVINGVPVTTGKFTKLAATDEFDGFSGPMDLPAPNGADGFFPGEDFLVNAPSGVTFPTDLRGSTIVITVEPNPDNSPTPFALKPLAKKVADDAQDHVAIDLGAGPLVAITGTVSR; encoded by the coding sequence ATGAAGAAAATACTTTTAACAATAGCAGCAGTAAGCATGTTAACTTTTGCTGCTTGTAGCGATGACGACGACAATACACCAAAAACATCAAACTTAAGTTTAAGTGTTAGCGGTTTAGAAAATTTAGGAGCAGATTATGTGTATGAAGGTTGGATAATTGTAGGAGGTTCGCCAGAATCAACAGGAACTTTTAATGTAAATGATTCAGGAGAATTATCACGAAGCTCTTTTGTGATTGATTCAGATATGTTATCAGCGGCATCAACTTTTGTTTTAACTATTGAACCAACAAACGACCCAGACCCAGCACCATCAAAGACTAAAATTTTAGCAGGAGATTTTTCAGGAAATAGTGCCTCTATAAACTCGAATATTGTTGGAGATTTTAGTAGCTCTTGGGGTAAATTTATTTTAGCAACTCCAACAGATGGAGAAAATACAAATGAACGAAGTGGTGTTTGGTTTTTAGAGCCAGGGATGCCACCACAAGTAGGTTTAGGATTACCAGAACTAGATGAAGGATGGAAATATGAAGGATGGGCTGTGATAAATGGAGTACCTGTTACTACAGGTAAATTTACAAAGCTTGCTGCAACAGATGAGTTTGATGGTTTTAGTGGTCCTATGGATTTACCAGCGCCAAATGGAGCTGATGGATTTTTTCCAGGTGAAGATTTCTTAGTGAATGCCCCAAGTGGAGTAACTTTTCCAACTGATTTAAGAGGTTCAACTATTGTAATTACAGTAGAACCGAACCCAGATAATAGTCCAACACCCTTTGCTCTTAAACCATTAGCTAAAAAAGTAGCTGATGATGCTCAAGATCATGTAGCTATTGATTTAGGAGCTGGACCATTGGTAGCTATTACAGGAACAGTTTCAAGATAA
- a CDS encoding TrmH family RNA methyltransferase produces the protein MIDEGLLAYLEGYITEKRKETFEKVLNERTRHFTVVLEDIYQPHNASAVVRSCDIFGVQDVYAIENKFTNKVSRHVAKGSQKWLDIHRYKEDGDNTKACLEDLRAKGYQIIGTTPHTDSCVLPDFDVTKKSAFVFGAEKDGISDYIKQEADGFLKIPMVGFTESLNISVAAAITLQDVTTRLKRTDMHWQLSEEEKKVLYFKWIKNTIKNPEKLIEYYYKELT, from the coding sequence ATGATTGATGAAGGATTATTAGCCTATTTAGAAGGGTATATTACAGAGAAAAGAAAGGAAACGTTTGAAAAAGTACTGAACGAGCGCACACGTCATTTCACGGTAGTGTTAGAAGATATTTACCAACCACACAATGCCAGTGCGGTGGTGAGAAGTTGCGATATTTTTGGAGTGCAAGATGTGTATGCAATTGAGAACAAATTCACCAATAAAGTATCAAGGCATGTGGCGAAAGGAAGTCAGAAATGGTTAGATATTCATCGGTATAAAGAAGATGGAGATAATACCAAAGCCTGTTTAGAAGATTTACGAGCAAAAGGATACCAAATTATAGGAACCACTCCACATACTGATTCTTGCGTTTTACCCGATTTTGATGTGACAAAAAAATCGGCATTTGTTTTTGGAGCTGAAAAAGATGGTATTTCAGATTATATCAAACAAGAAGCGGATGGGTTTTTAAAAATTCCAATGGTAGGTTTTACTGAGAGTTTAAATATTTCAGTAGCAGCAGCTATTACTTTACAAGATGTAACTACACGTTTGAAAAGAACAGATATGCATTGGCAACTTTCAGAAGAAGAAAAGAAAGTATTGTACTTTAAATGGATAAAAAATACGATTAAAAATCCAGAGAAGCTGATAGAGTACTACTATAAAGAACTTACTTAG